One window of Thermocoleostomius sinensis A174 genomic DNA carries:
- the recJ gene encoding single-stranded-DNA-specific exonuclease RecJ, with amino-acid sequence MPRSQWQIQPTLSLPDWFMQSVQRHTGELSGHYLAQLLWQRGIREPADLAGFLNPAFYHPTSPFEFGEEMQQAVQRLQQAQQQQERIAIWGDFDADGITATAVLWEGLGAVFPPDRLIYYIPNRFTESHGLSKAGIDQLADWGTSLIVTCDTGCTDAEEIAYAQANGIDVIITDHHTLPIDRPPVVAILNPRALPLEHPLANLSGVAVAYKLVEAFYQSLPQPPLNLDTLLDLVAIGLVSDLAQLTGDCRYLAQRGIEQLQHHANQPLHQSTRPGITKLLELCKRNGDRPTDISFGLGPRINAISRIHGEAQFCVELLTSWDLDRCQQLAEETELANTRRKSLQKDMVHQVKAKLAQLDLSTCPVIVLADSQWSVGLLGLVAGQIAQEYGRPTILLSVEASDDEALPALARGSARSVNQLNLYELVQQQAHLLHRWGGHPLAMGLSLSVENIPLFSDAINRQLRQTLKANHETDTLLQADLTVTVAELGKALFRELKLLEPCGIGNPVPKLLIQNCWFQQVRNRNIQDHRGRKVRYIKTEFELWDDSATDGFPGVWWEHYRDEIPTGLCDAIVELDFNTYKKCYEVRLLAVRSTQQPSQLTVATAVDWILDWRGKAEIENLIAPLSSPLPLNHSPKILKITQCPTSWRDMQQWFQQVQPGQKLALAYAPPLTHPPIDLWQQLVGIAKYLTRTGTLATRSQLQDKLALSDRALTMGLEALQELGFTVSVVDETVQIGWFKAVEETMTNSALGQFFVVLEEEQFRQRYFYEVPLATIQSVARQFLQSRSRAIED; translated from the coding sequence ATGCCTCGCTCTCAGTGGCAAATTCAACCCACGCTGTCCCTGCCCGACTGGTTTATGCAATCGGTGCAGCGGCATACGGGCGAGCTATCCGGACACTATTTGGCCCAATTGCTGTGGCAACGGGGCATTCGCGAACCGGCTGACTTAGCTGGATTTCTCAACCCAGCTTTTTATCATCCCACCAGCCCGTTTGAGTTTGGTGAGGAAATGCAACAGGCTGTGCAGCGCTTGCAACAGGCGCAACAGCAACAAGAGAGGATTGCTATTTGGGGAGACTTTGATGCCGATGGCATTACGGCAACGGCGGTTCTCTGGGAAGGATTGGGCGCTGTTTTCCCTCCAGACCGGTTGATTTACTACATTCCCAATCGCTTCACCGAGTCGCACGGACTTTCGAAAGCAGGCATTGATCAATTGGCAGATTGGGGTACTTCTCTAATTGTCACCTGTGACACAGGCTGCACGGATGCAGAGGAAATTGCTTACGCCCAAGCCAACGGCATAGATGTGATCATTACCGATCACCACACTCTGCCGATCGATCGCCCCCCTGTGGTTGCCATTCTCAATCCTCGCGCGCTGCCTCTTGAACATCCGCTGGCCAATTTATCGGGCGTAGCGGTAGCCTACAAGCTGGTGGAAGCGTTTTATCAATCCTTACCCCAGCCTCCCTTAAACCTGGACACGCTGCTAGACTTGGTGGCGATCGGGCTAGTGTCTGATTTGGCGCAACTGACGGGCGATTGCCGCTATTTAGCCCAGCGCGGCATTGAACAGCTTCAGCACCATGCCAACCAACCGCTTCATCAATCAACGCGACCAGGCATTACCAAATTACTAGAACTGTGCAAACGCAACGGCGATCGCCCTACCGATATTTCCTTTGGACTGGGACCACGCATCAATGCCATTAGTCGCATTCATGGCGAGGCTCAGTTTTGTGTTGAGTTGTTGACCAGTTGGGATCTCGATCGGTGTCAACAGTTGGCGGAAGAAACAGAACTGGCGAATACTCGGCGTAAGTCGCTGCAAAAAGATATGGTGCACCAAGTAAAAGCAAAGCTAGCGCAACTCGATTTGTCTACTTGTCCGGTGATTGTGCTAGCTGATTCTCAGTGGTCAGTAGGTCTGTTGGGATTGGTAGCGGGACAGATTGCGCAGGAGTATGGACGTCCGACAATTCTGCTGAGTGTAGAAGCTTCTGATGACGAAGCATTGCCTGCACTAGCTCGTGGTTCGGCTCGTTCGGTGAATCAACTCAATCTCTATGAACTAGTGCAACAGCAGGCGCACTTATTGCATCGCTGGGGAGGGCATCCCTTGGCGATGGGGTTGAGTTTGTCTGTAGAAAATATTCCGTTGTTTAGCGACGCCATCAATCGCCAATTGCGGCAAACGCTGAAAGCGAACCATGAAACAGACACCCTGCTGCAAGCCGATCTGACAGTGACGGTGGCCGAGTTAGGCAAGGCGTTATTTCGCGAACTCAAGCTGCTAGAACCCTGTGGTATTGGCAATCCTGTGCCGAAATTGCTGATTCAGAACTGCTGGTTTCAACAGGTGCGCAACCGCAACATTCAAGATCATCGCGGACGCAAAGTTCGCTACATCAAAACAGAATTTGAACTGTGGGATGATTCTGCCACAGATGGCTTTCCAGGCGTTTGGTGGGAACATTACCGCGACGAAATTCCCACTGGCTTGTGTGATGCGATCGTGGAACTGGATTTCAACACCTACAAAAAATGCTATGAAGTACGGCTGCTGGCGGTGCGATCGACCCAGCAACCCAGTCAACTGACCGTTGCTACGGCTGTTGATTGGATTTTAGATTGGCGAGGCAAAGCAGAAATAGAAAATTTGATCGCGCCCCTGTCCTCTCCTTTGCCGCTCAATCATTCCCCAAAAATCTTGAAAATTACTCAGTGTCCAACCAGTTGGAGGGATATGCAGCAGTGGTTTCAGCAAGTGCAACCAGGGCAAAAATTAGCGCTAGCCTACGCTCCACCCCTAACTCACCCCCCAATCGATCTCTGGCAACAGTTGGTAGGAATTGCCAAATATCTCACCCGAACGGGAACCTTGGCAACGCGATCGCAACTGCAAGACAAGCTGGCATTGAGCGATCGGGCATTGACGATGGGGCTAGAAGCGTTACAGGAGCTTGGGTTTACTGTCAGCGTTGTAGATGAAACGGTGCAAATTGGCTGGTTCAAAGCGGTTGAGGAAACAATGACCAACTCTGCTCTCGGCCAATTTTTTGTGGTGCTAGAAGAAGAACAATTTCGTCAGCGTTATTTTTACGAAGTGCCCCTTGCTACTATTCAATCCGTTGCCCGTCAGTTTCTTCAATCTCGCAGTAGAGCGATCGAAGATTGA